Genomic segment of Salvia hispanica cultivar TCC Black 2014 chromosome 2, UniMelb_Shisp_WGS_1.0, whole genome shotgun sequence:
gttttaattattcattgatTGTGGAAATATTACGTCCCTCCCATAACTTACCTCGGTAGACATTGGATGGCTGTGATGAATTTAACTGAACCTTTAGATTATTTGCAAATCTCTACTAACTGCACAGCATATGTGAATAAGTCGATTGGATCAATATTTTAAGACAAAATAATTGGGTAGTATGAAATACACCAAATACAAGTGATGAATTCTAAGTTTGAGCAtccaattactaaaaaatattaccaATTCAAATCAGAAAaactttcttctctttcaataCAATTCAATTTAATGTTAGAATACAAGACGAAtaagacaaataaaaatacttacCAAATTTTCGCAATGGGTGTGAAGAGTGATAACGAGAAAGAAGAAGGGAAAATGGTGTTTATATGCTCTGAATCATAACCCaaggaaaataaatgataGGATTCTAACTTGGGCTTTTACAATGTAGGgcttcaaaatattaatctaTTAAACCTATTGTTCCTCAAATagtaattagaaaaaaagcatatgtatatattattattactttatcacaacatatagtactattaattttatgtttttttgctACAACATATTAAGGTCTGCATAGGATTATGCTCTTTTATAgagtataataatagtaatagattaggagtatattttattgtcaTATTGAGTGATATCAAATGTAATACAACTACTTGCATCTTTTCattagaaaatttatattacacgaaaaaattatggaaataCATAAGTTTAGTACAAGGTGTAGGGGTATTTTGTTATCATTGTATAAAAATCcacttataaataattagtaaataaatattaaaatcaatattattaatttataatttgcaTATGCCTGTTGACAGAGCCTTAATTACTcacctttcttttcttctcacACACGGTATAAATTCCCATAAAATTCGATTCTCGAATTAGTAGCTACGGGTCATTTCACTACACCAACATTTCCCGCACAAAAACCTAATGGTATATGATTTATCATTATGTTCAAAGAACAATTTTTCCATCTGAGCAGCATCAAAAAGAATATGTGACATGTAATCACTACTCTGAAAAACAGATTAATTTTCTAACCTGAATTTTTACTCTTCTATCAACAGCCTAcctgaaaataaatttaatgactCAGAAGACAAAACCATATTTCACCTAACTCACTTAAACTGTTACGgaaaaaatatcgatatatccAGCAAACGGATCGAGAAGTGTAGCCTAGCCTTCATCGCTTGTCATCACTTTGTTTTGTCTTTAAATCCCTTTGAATAATGGGTTGGTTCGGCATATGCTCGCTCCATATTCCTCGTACTCAGCTTTTGTGTGGCATGCCTGAatcgaaaataaaacaaatgcaaCATTCACATATTTGTCTACTGATGCTAGCCAATGTTAACATTCACAATAAGGATATATTACAACTCTTGGATAAGCCAAAACGATAACAACATATACCGTGTAAAACTCAGGTTTAGATGCAAGTATTGAGCCGCCAAACCAAACTGCATATCTCTGGATAGGATGGCTACCTACATTTACTTCCAAGAGTTGGGCCTGGAGAAGAACATTGGCCAAAAATCAAGATTGGTAAAAGGCCACAATTGCTGTCAAGATTGTAAATATAGAAGTAGCCTAATAGCCGACCTGTACTCGTCCACCATGCAGATGATCTGATGCAAGTACTCGAACATCAACAATCTTTTTAACATCTCGTTGCAACCTTTTCTGGAAGCCTTTGAACATGACTGACCCTCCAGATAATACAATATTCTACAATACACCAGATGATTCAATAAATCATGAATGAAAGAGGCAATCAAGAGCAAAACAGAATCACCTTGTACAAGGCTCTTCTTGTATCTATTGGGGAGGCCTGGATACATTTGTCTATCACATCAGGTAAAGGGGTTGTCAATTCACTACTATAAATTTCAGGATTGAAGAAGACCTGCATAAAAAAGACTAAGAACCTTCAGCAACATTTCTCATTTGCTTGAAAGTGCGTTAAACTCGATAATGAGCaggttttggaaaaaataGTGAACCAGCGAATCACCCAAGCAGGTCCACAAAAATAGAGATTTTTGCAAGTTAATCATGGTGAAAAAATGCTGCTTGGACAGCTAGCTTAAAGATGGTGAGAAAAGCAAACCTCCGGGCCAAGGAACCGTTCATAGCCAATATCACAAGAATATGGTGCCCCTGTTTTTGGCTTAGTACCGCTCCACTGCTTGACGTATTTAGCAGGTTCTTTGTCATGCTTATTGAACTCCTGCACTTGAGAATTGATATTAGCTCATTAGAAAAAATTTCTAATCAAATTACCCCATACCCCGAACCTGCATATCTTAAGAAAGTTCAAGTTGTATACACCATCACATAGACGAAAAGGGAAACAAGCATATAATATAAGATCTTCTTCTGTCATAAATTTAGCAAATACTGGAGTAGCAAGCACCAATTCTAATTTGAGAGGTTAGAGGGGAAGGGGCACGAAGCCGAGTCCTCAAATCGTCAATCTATAAGATATACCTTGACGACGTCAGAACAAGTATAGCAATACATCTCCTTCACTTTTCGGGCCACGTCAAAGGAATCCTCAAGTGGAAGATTCTCTCCTCTTTCCTAAACAAAACAATATCAGCAAAACTAAATGACAAAAAACAAGAGCCCTTCAAAAAAGTGAAATCAAAAGAAACCAATGGTGGTGAACAAATAAGAATAAGAGGATATATCTAAACGCTATTTTTGCTAAGAATTATTTCATCTGCCAGACAGCTTgagatttttaatattcaacAACCAAACCTAATCGATATTGACATCATCATAGACTATCTtaaaattgaagcaaaaaactactactactttgcTGCAGATGGATATACAAGAAACCTTACCTTCATGAGCTGTTGGACAAACACAGTTACATCGTCCCCTGTCATTGGAATCGACCTAATGCTACCTCCAATAACATAACCATCAGCAACAGGCACGACATGAGTAGCCCCATCCCCAATATCCACAACAACTCCTGTCATCTCACGCTATAAAGTGTTggagatagaaaaaagaaaaattaatcaacTATTGGAGATACAAACACACAGATAATGGTATAGTGCCATGTGATCCGCCATTAACACCAAATTTCTGAAAGTTTTCCTTCCATATTGGTATATTACCATACCATGatttattaacaaattttcaatccaATGCATATCTTTTCATATGGCCAAACAAGATGCAACTAATAAAAATCACTATAACACAACTGCACAGATAGCAGATAAATGCAAAACACAACTCCATAAACAATTAGTAATCACAACTCTCAAGTTAGTAGCAAGGCACTTGATATTAATACGAATACCAACCTTGGTGTCTGTGTATCCAGCAGCCAAAGCAAGCACGGGCTGCACGCCAATAAAGAGCCCGGGGACGTTAAAAGTCTCAAACATGATCTCGCCAGTATACTCCCGATTCTCCGGTGCTGTCAAGGGGCTCTCGGTCAGCAAAAAGTAATGATCCTCCGGATCACAACGCAAGTAATCGAATATACACTGCTGCCAGAACCTCTCCATCGAATCCCAATTATCAACCTGGCCATGTCTAATCGGATTAATCAGGTTATAAGTGCCACTAACCCTAGCTTTAGACAATGCCTCTTCCCCAATATAAAAGTCCATATCGGCCATCACTCCCGCACTGTGCTGCACCATCCAATTCCCCTTGCCGGTGGTGTTTCGTGCCGGATTGGTGATCGCATCGCTTAGGGCTACTACAGTCGGGATTGTGAAACACGGCTCTGCATTCCCAGCAAAACCTAATTTCGTGAAcctaaaattgaattgaaaattcgTTGAGGCATTTCATCGAACAGTTTGATCGGAATAGAAAACAACGAGAATGATTAATTACCCGGTGCCGTTGTCGATGACTACAGCTGGATTAGAGGTGTAATTGTCCATGGGAGTGAATGAAGACAGCAGGAAGCTGAGATTTTTGGGTGGTTTTGATTTTAGGAAGAAAGGTGGTCAATGCAGGTTGTTGGTGG
This window contains:
- the LOC125208494 gene encoding actin-related protein 3-like, translating into MDNYTSNPAVVIDNGTGFTKLGFAGNAEPCFTIPTVVALSDAITNPARNTTGKGNWMVQHSAGVMADMDFYIGEEALSKARVSGTYNLINPIRHGQVDNWDSMERFWQQCIFDYLRCDPEDHYFLLTESPLTAPENREYTGEIMFETFNVPGLFIGVQPVLALAAGYTDTKREMTGVVVDIGDGATHVVPVADGYVIGGSIRSIPMTGDDVTVFVQQLMKERGENLPLEDSFDVARKVKEMYCYTCSDVVKEFNKHDKEPAKYVKQWSGTKPKTGAPYSCDIGYERFLGPEVFFNPEIYSSELTTPLPDVIDKCIQASPIDTRRALYKNIVLSGGSVMFKGFQKRLQRDVKKIVDVRVLASDHLHGGRVQAQLLEVNVGSHPIQRYAVWFGGSILASKPEFYTACHTKAEYEEYGASICRTNPLFKGI